A window of Desulfonatronovibrio magnus contains these coding sequences:
- a CDS encoding CopG family antitoxin has translation MQKANKMKKYYRDELPLSFDSIADAADFWDSHDSADYEAYMEDAQFNVDINRHVYLVPVAESVLEKVRRKAKHQGVSTETLVNMLLQEHA, from the coding sequence ATGCAAAAAGCAAATAAAATGAAAAAATATTATAGAGATGAGTTGCCTTTATCTTTTGATTCAATCGCTGATGCCGCAGATTTCTGGGATAGCCATGATTCTGCTGATTACGAAGCTTATATGGAAGATGCTCAGTTTAATGTTGATATTAACCGTCATGTTTATCTTGTTCCTGTAGCAGAATCTGTTCTTGAAAAAGTACGGAGGAAGGCCAAACACCAGGGAGTATCTACAGAAACATTAGTTAATATGCTCCTTCAAGAACATGCTTGA